From a region of the Methylomonas rapida genome:
- a CDS encoding TraB/VirB10 family protein — protein MAVVDTWWTRLSPTAKRNLAVGGIGTVVLAVIIALATVTPEVSKPLSKQATIQHILTDSDPRSLGIDGISAQLRDLLQKNDEQARRLAAIEEQQRREQQSDELRFRQWTIAEREAYEAKLQAVTGEVESLKNKVPTSAVIASQDNANSSELDNSARAGRVNLRPSSPPFDNGQDDLNRVFEQAAIPGPISSNAGVSGGRANSQAPAAMQIRVIQEGAEYSNGKDKDTAATNAHGQSQPGHANSDIFIPAGSILTGVLLNGLDAPTGRKAKKEPMPVLFRIKKEAILPNRFHADVRECFLLAAGFGDLSAERAYFRGETFSCVRQDGGVIEVPMNAYATGEDGKNGVRGRVVSKQGALLAQSMMAGFLRGFSDAFGRNQIPVLMTGGIGALSGTTPFQSAFSSQSMEGGALKGAGYAMERLSHFYMDMAEEIYPVIEVDATRQVNFIVQKGTALKLKSLS, from the coding sequence ATGGCGGTCGTCGATACCTGGTGGACACGCTTGAGCCCAACCGCCAAACGCAATCTGGCCGTCGGCGGCATTGGTACCGTAGTGTTAGCCGTCATCATCGCATTGGCCACCGTCACCCCGGAAGTCAGCAAACCGCTGAGTAAACAGGCCACCATCCAACACATCCTGACCGATAGCGATCCACGCTCGTTGGGCATCGACGGCATTTCCGCGCAGTTGCGCGATCTGCTGCAGAAGAACGACGAACAAGCCCGCCGATTGGCTGCCATCGAAGAACAACAAAGGCGCGAGCAGCAATCCGACGAATTGCGTTTCAGACAATGGACTATCGCCGAACGGGAAGCCTATGAAGCCAAACTGCAAGCCGTCACCGGTGAAGTCGAGTCGCTGAAAAACAAAGTACCTACTTCAGCAGTGATAGCCAGTCAAGACAACGCCAATTCAAGCGAGCTGGATAACTCGGCGAGGGCAGGGCGGGTTAATCTCCGCCCAAGCAGCCCACCGTTCGACAACGGACAAGACGATCTCAACCGCGTCTTCGAGCAAGCGGCTATTCCTGGACCGATATCCAGTAATGCCGGCGTCTCGGGAGGACGAGCCAATAGCCAAGCGCCGGCGGCGATGCAGATTCGGGTCATCCAGGAAGGCGCTGAGTACTCCAACGGTAAAGATAAAGACACGGCGGCGACCAATGCTCACGGCCAGTCTCAGCCAGGCCACGCAAACAGCGACATCTTCATCCCGGCCGGCAGCATTTTAACCGGCGTATTGTTGAATGGTCTGGATGCCCCGACTGGCCGCAAAGCCAAGAAAGAACCCATGCCGGTGCTGTTTCGCATCAAGAAGGAAGCCATTCTGCCTAACCGTTTCCATGCCGATGTGAGGGAGTGCTTTTTGCTGGCCGCCGGCTTTGGTGACTTAAGTGCCGAGCGGGCCTACTTTCGCGGCGAGACCTTTTCCTGTGTTCGCCAAGATGGTGGCGTGATCGAAGTACCGATGAATGCCTATGCCACCGGCGAAGACGGCAAAAACGGGGTGCGCGGTCGCGTCGTTTCCAAACAAGGCGCGCTACTGGCCCAATCGATGATGGCCGGTTTTTTACGCGGCTTTTCCGATGCCTTCGGTCGGAACCAGATCCCAGTGTTGATGACCGGCGGCATCGGTGCGTTATCCGGCACCACGCCATTCCAAAGCGCCTTTTCCTCGCAGTCGATGGAAGGCGGCGCATTGAAAGGCGCGGGCTACGCGATGGAGCGACTGTCGCATTTTTACATGGACATGGCCGAGGAGATTTACCCGGTCATCGAAGTCGATGCCACCCGCCAGGTTAACTTCATCGTGCAAAAAGGCACGGCATTGAAGCTGAAGTCACTGAGCTGA
- a CDS encoding DsbC family protein produces MTLRQISLLIATLLGTSIALAANPQKPAGSDIAAGLLSIKIDGMQDLPISGLKMVKSGEQTVFISSNGRFAFYGGKLIDIWTQQEIKELADIDKIANRIDLSRMKLKADDLGAVTVGHGKAQVLVFIDPRCPYCGKVMKDLQALQDQYTFKLVMVPILGPESQNIVVQLACQLETNETKAKDTVRNRLLKQDYAGLPTEPPTQCNKEPLQKAVVTAKLFDLKGVPFLIAPDGRTHSGAPEVLADWLADKPKPSPSLATTPATNAQNANAPEKQP; encoded by the coding sequence ATGACGCTACGCCAAATTTCTTTATTGATAGCCACGCTACTCGGTACATCCATCGCCCTGGCCGCCAATCCGCAAAAGCCTGCGGGCTCGGATATTGCCGCCGGTTTGCTCTCGATCAAAATCGACGGCATGCAGGACTTGCCGATCTCGGGCCTCAAGATGGTCAAGTCCGGCGAGCAAACCGTGTTTATATCCAGTAACGGCCGCTTTGCTTTCTACGGCGGCAAATTGATAGACATCTGGACTCAGCAGGAGATTAAGGAATTGGCGGATATCGACAAAATCGCCAACCGCATCGATCTGTCGCGGATGAAACTCAAGGCCGACGACCTTGGCGCCGTGACTGTCGGTCACGGAAAAGCCCAAGTGCTGGTGTTCATCGATCCGCGCTGCCCATATTGCGGCAAGGTCATGAAAGACCTGCAAGCCTTGCAAGACCAGTACACCTTCAAACTGGTGATGGTCCCCATCCTCGGCCCCGAATCGCAAAACATCGTCGTGCAACTTGCGTGTCAGTTGGAAACCAACGAGACAAAAGCTAAAGACACCGTACGCAACCGACTGTTGAAACAGGATTACGCCGGCTTGCCGACCGAACCACCCACTCAGTGCAACAAAGAGCCACTGCAAAAAGCCGTGGTCACCGCCAAGTTATTCGATTTGAAGGGTGTGCCATTTCTGATTGCTCCTGACGGCCGCACCCACAGTGGCGCACCCGAGGTGTTAGCCGATTGGTTGGCCGACAAACCGAAACCATCGCCCAGTTTGGCAACGACGCCCGCTACAAACGCCCAAAACGCTAATGCACCGGAGAAACAGCCTTGA
- a CDS encoding TraV family lipoprotein: MHPHSLTFIGLLLMVLTSGCATTEYGCKGMPDEPSCLSTTQAYQVTNTAITEAPPENSQGLESTSSPTIAPPLQQPVPKIEDPTPIRTPSQVMRIWIAPWEDADGDLMVSNYIYTELEPRRWMIGKAAPTASSSLIPLQVEQRPPEKPPTVDANDNDSPSSRLGKPLP; encoded by the coding sequence ATGCACCCACATTCCCTGACTTTCATCGGCCTGTTGCTGATGGTGTTAACCAGCGGTTGCGCCACCACCGAATACGGCTGTAAAGGCATGCCGGACGAACCCAGCTGTCTATCGACGACGCAGGCTTACCAGGTCACCAATACGGCAATAACGGAAGCGCCCCCGGAAAATAGCCAGGGATTAGAGTCGACCTCATCTCCGACAATCGCACCGCCGTTACAACAACCCGTACCCAAGATCGAAGATCCCACGCCGATACGCACGCCCTCACAGGTCATGCGCATCTGGATTGCGCCTTGGGAAGATGCCGACGGCGATTTGATGGTCTCCAATTACATCTACACCGAACTGGAACCCCGGCGCTGGATGATCGGCAAGGCGGCACCGACAGCCAGTTCTTCGTTGATCCCGCTGCAAGTCGAGCAACGTCCGCCCGAGAAACCACCGACTGTTGACGCAAATGATAACGACAGCCCGTCATCCCGACTGGGCAAGCCATTGCCTTGA
- the traA gene encoding TraA family conjugative transfer protein has translation MKTSFRTGVLVTLGSLFFMLMANDAMAGTGGTEFNTVWTLLTGWVEGLLGRIIAIVFVIVGLVAGVVRGSIMGFVLGIASGVGLFAAPTIITNIVTATI, from the coding sequence ATGAAAACATCCTTTCGAACCGGGGTCTTGGTCACTCTGGGATCGTTATTTTTTATGCTGATGGCCAATGACGCCATGGCCGGTACCGGCGGTACCGAGTTCAACACTGTCTGGACCTTGCTGACTGGCTGGGTGGAGGGTTTGCTCGGCCGCATCATCGCCATCGTGTTCGTCATCGTCGGCTTGGTCGCCGGTGTCGTGCGCGGCAGCATCATGGGCTTTGTGCTTGGCATTGCCAGTGGTGTCGGCTTATTTGCGGCACCGACCATTATCACCAACATCGTGACTGCCACGATTTAG
- a CDS encoding RRXRR domain-containing protein — MTGSIIDTETAAGNRRPGSLAKDKRTVRVQDANGQPINPCHPARARQLKRNHRVSLVCRHPFTIRLDPECPVEVLLFSEEDFLL, encoded by the coding sequence ATGACCGGTTCAATTATTGATACCGAGACTGCGGCGGGCAACCGCCGCCCTGGCTCGTTGGCTAAGGATAAGCGGACCGTTAGGGTTCAAGACGCCAATGGCCAGCCCATAAACCCCTGCCATCCGGCCAGAGCCCGGCAGCTGAAACGTAACCACCGGGTGTCGCTGGTGTGCCGGCATCCCTTTACGATTCGTCTCGATCCGGAATGTCCAGTCGAAGTGCTGCTGTTTTCCGAAGAGGATTTCCTGTTATGA